In Kangiella profundi, one DNA window encodes the following:
- the hslO gene encoding Hsp33 family molecular chaperone HslO has product MSDLIQRFTFADLPIRGEIISLEQSFQTICDQHQYSKTLRHLLGEALAATALMAEIIKIDGKVSLQLQSPSQVKLLVTECNNHGHIRGVMHPLDPEVSDYNFKQWTQGGTLAITIEPEQGHRYQGIVSLEKDSLSECLEDYFTSSEQLPTYLKLFVGENRISGVFLQAMPDDASQEKDKAAAFEHVTTLAETITDEEALSLSHHDLLYRLFHQDKVTLYDAKPIQFQCGCSRERNERALLTIEPQELMQLAEEHDGKVEMVCDFCSKKEVFTQQEIAELITTNQGSQSVN; this is encoded by the coding sequence ATGTCAGATCTTATCCAGAGATTTACCTTTGCTGATTTGCCGATTCGCGGAGAAATCATCAGCCTCGAGCAGAGCTTTCAAACCATCTGCGATCAGCACCAATATTCAAAGACTCTACGGCATCTGCTGGGCGAAGCATTGGCCGCCACTGCATTGATGGCCGAAATCATCAAGATTGATGGCAAGGTTTCACTTCAGTTACAAAGTCCTTCTCAGGTCAAATTGCTGGTCACGGAATGTAATAACCATGGGCATATTCGTGGAGTTATGCACCCACTAGATCCTGAAGTTAGTGACTACAACTTTAAGCAGTGGACCCAAGGCGGTACTTTAGCCATTACCATTGAACCTGAGCAGGGTCACCGTTATCAGGGTATTGTTTCACTGGAAAAAGACAGCCTGTCCGAATGCCTTGAAGATTACTTCACCAGCTCGGAGCAATTGCCCACCTATCTGAAGCTCTTTGTGGGTGAAAACCGTATCAGTGGTGTATTTCTGCAGGCCATGCCCGATGATGCCAGTCAGGAAAAAGATAAAGCCGCTGCTTTTGAGCATGTCACGACACTGGCCGAAACTATCACTGATGAAGAAGCCTTGAGCCTGTCTCACCATGACTTGCTGTATCGCCTATTCCATCAGGATAAGGTCACTTTATACGATGCCAAGCCTATCCAGTTCCAGTGCGGATGCTCGCGCGAACGTAATGAGCGTGCCTTGTTAACCATTGAGCCACAGGAGTTGATGCAATTGGCAGAGGAACATGATGGTAAGGTTGAGATGGTTTGTGATTTTTGCAGTAAAAAGGAAGTTTTTACCCAGCAGGAAATTGCCGAGCTGATTACCACTAATCAGGGTAGCCAGTCAGTCAATTAG